TGTTATGTTAAATGTTTATCTTAACATACTTTCAATATACAATACATTACATTATAAATTTTTATGCTAGAATTCACAGTATCTGGAATGTATGTGGCTAGAAGAATGTGGCAAGAGGGGGGCAAATTGTGAAAAAGGACCTTTCTTTATTAATACTTAACTTTATTTGCCATAATTAATACCTGAGATCCAATCATAGCAAGGTTCTTTCTTggcattaatttaaaaaatgtagacaatttttaaaaaaattaaatttgaaaagctGGTTCTAGCATCATGTCCCATATTATTTGTTCTTCACATCACTTTTCACATATCTCCTCTGTGTGCACCAGAGAAATATACAAAGTGCTACAGTTGAAGCAGTAATGCCTATAGCAAATGGCACTGTTGGAAATTTACCCTGAAAATAAgagatcaacaaaaaaaaaaaatatataaatgtgcaGTGACTCAAAGAGTCATAAAGTGTGAGCTcataactattattattaataatctagcttctaaataaaatgttttaccttATTCATACACTTGTACCCATGATAATCCTCATCACATAAACACTCAGACATATCTATACCAGAGTGAACACAGTGGGAGTTTAGTGGGCAGGTCActggacaaaaaaataaaatgcaatcattaaaCATCAGCATATCTTTGATACATTACTATTAGACAACACTAAGATACATTACTGTTAAGTTAACACTCACACTTTTCACTAATGCATGGATTTTTCTCTCCGACACATGTTGTTTCTgatgttttgatttctatgcttTCCCAGGACTTGATACCACCAGGACAACTCAAATTGACTGGTATTGaactgagatttttaaaaaatgttactcAGAAATGTAACAAAGCAACATTAATGTTTTAACCTGTCAGCTTCAGCTGAAAAAGGCTGTGGCTTTTAAAACACCCTAATGCAATAGTAAAGGCATTAAAACTTTTCCTGTTGAAGAGCTCCTCTGCCTCAATCAGaacattacacacaaaaaaagcctTGGCGTGGggaaaactaaacattttatcttttttttttcctcagcatCAACAAACTTGGACAGATAAAAAGTTTCTATAGCTCAGTGTATAAAGCAGTAAAAAAAACTGACagtaatttctatttttttttatttaagtataTAAGCatttattgaattaaaaagAGTGGCTACCTTTAGGTTAGCAATTAGGGCTTAATAGAGTTCAATAAGTAGCCTGGTAAGCAAGCTTTACTCAAAGCAACTTAACTTTGTTTTCAATTGTAATGgaataaacaaacaagaaaaacatataaaaatacttttaaaaaaatatatatattatgcatacttgtatcaattagtttggatcagtcgtaattaaatttgtaatagaactagactaacaataaaaaagcatttataaaagtaaatttaaaaaaaaaaaaggaaagacctgaattcgaacttatgggctaaagccttctcaggcttttCAAGTGACGcgataaccactctgctagcgaagagtctatatacatggaagattgtagatttatctattgtttctatttttttcaagtttgtgttcactaaactTGGGACAGCAACCTGATATAAAGGGCACTAAtccagcttataccaccactttagtcaagtactatttctttcccttgtttaagataccaaaaaaaataattcaataccaatagttaattaactaattgattaatttttttttattgattcttctgttgtaaggtaaaagaaataattgtacaaaatttcagcttgatcagagataggggtgtcagagaaataaagTATACAagcttttgaccagacagacagacaaagtgagttgataaaagctttgaaaTAAATAGCTCCTACATACAGATTTTGTATTCCAGTGTTCCTGTGAAAGTCTGTGATATTCAATGCATCAATGTCATTACCTTGTAAATAACTACAAAACAAAGATGTAAAACGAAAGTATTATCTATACTTGTATTAATAGGAACAAAAATGACAtaaataatgcaaaaaaaaattataatgcatttaaatagaataaatgaactcaacaagtatatatttgtacaactAAAATTAGCAACTatgttcaataaaaaaaaagtggttaaaatagtgttcaagtatttaaaaatatcagaatttctaaataataataaggcttgttttccagtccaaagattaatgagaaatgcagcaTTTCCTGTATTTCtaaataatatacatataaaactTAAAGTATGAAAGTgtgtaaaaaaagaattaagcaAAACTATCACAATGATGTAACAATGTTTGATTAAAAACACCATTTCTTGCCAGGGCTGCAATAGATTGTGCCACACATATGTTGAACTATACAACATCTAGAATCACAGTAAGCATACTAGATTCACTTGATTAATCAATTCAATTTTACTAAGAGCAAGGACTCCCTGGTCTCAAGACCTAAAGAAtatattacaatgaacttaCATGAATTGTAAAGTGTTGATACCATCAATTCCTTGGGAAAATTTCTTTTGTGTCATGCCGCACTGCTGCAGGTCAATCCTAAATAGCAGACAATCACACAAAATAGAATGTAATAATAGCACTAGTAATTTATCACAGACATATTTCAATCTGTCAGAAAATCAccaaatcacaaaaaaaaataaaaaaaattaatgtagcTTTACAAAggtttttgctttgaggatacgacaaataatgtataataactaataaatgaactggaaaaaaaattatttaaccacTTAAACTCTATGACCAGATCACAGGGTCCTCAGggatcgcaaagaccttccttcagggaacagaaccaggaaaaagaagaagaggcagacagagaaagcaatgggaagacaacataaaagaatggacaggcctgtcattgtaTGTATGAAATTCCGTCCAAGGAAAAGACAaagatgaatggagaaagatggtcaacagatcttgcgtggtgccccaatggcTCAAAAGAATAAGGAATAGGTGAAATGAAACTATAAATGTATGAATATTTGTATAATTTGATATGTATAAACAAGCAAACTTGAAATTTCCAGCACTGATTTGTCATAAGCAGAAATAAAAGGTTTTTTAACAATCACACCATAGCAGTCAAGTTTTACTTATATTTCATAAATGTTATTTCATTAAAGTTCATAACATTGATATTAGGTACAAGAGATACAGCACTAACTTAAAGCAATTTCTCCCAGACGTCAAACAAAATTGTATCTATGAAGTGTAATTATTTTCAgcaaatatttacaataaatcAGACATAAAAAGAACAACCCACCACTACCAATCCAAGTTTTCAAGATTGTTTATTTGATGCATGAATTTTGGGACATTCCCAAGTCTATCCTGTTCTGATAGATACCTGACATCTGTTATAGGAAGTGAAAGTGCTGGCAGTTGTGCTGCTCTATAACACTCTCATCAACAAGTGGTTATAGAAACGGGTGAGTTTTACATTGCATAGATTGACAGATCAAGAgactttacttttgttttaatatcatatatataggTGCGTGGTGGCAAGTTAAGCACTTGACCTCCTAACCAAGTGGCCttgattttttattaattatgatTCTTGGGActcctctgaatccacccaactcaaatTGGTACCAGACATGTTCAGTAAAGGTGGTTAGTTGTTGTACAGGCCACTTGGTAACTAtaatattatatcatatataCACATTGTAACTCTTCCTCTTGGGACAATGAAATTACTTTCATTAATAAATTgcacatacaaaaaaattaaaaagattttaaattagaaatagaGACTTACCCAATGATGTCCAACTGATCAGGGGATGTTGTGTTTACACAACATCTACCCTGCAACTTGAAAGCACTTGCTGAACAAAACTTGGCTAATactgttttgtttatattaactTGGCAGTCTAAGTTACAGATGGCTGGAAGACATGTTATACCCTATCGAAACAGAACACAAGTTGAAACAAACAAGTTTTATGTCATTGTTCATAcctaatattaaaataaaaattacccaaaacaaaaagtcaaattttacagggttttttttttttcataaaaaaaaaaaaaaaagaaaaaattattttttttggcattACATGTTGCATTGGAATCTTCTGCCTTTAAAAGAAAGTAATAATGGTCTATTATTATGGTACTAAATACCACTCAGTATGAGGCTAATCAGACAACTCTAGTTGGACCTAGGACCCACACATCCTATCATTTACCCTATTGGGTTCAGCTTTCaacatgtttttactgaggccttaTGTTCCATGGGGAacacaaaggaaagatgatgatgatgattaagctcttaaagcagaaaaaaaaattgacttctCATCAAAAGAGGTCAGCACTTCTAAAGTGAGGTTTTAACTACTACAACTTTTGCCTATTATTAAGACCTTCAATATAGCAGATTCTTGTGTATCATCATGACT
The DNA window shown above is from Biomphalaria glabrata chromosome 5, xgBioGlab47.1, whole genome shotgun sequence and carries:
- the LOC106062421 gene encoding all-trans retinoic acid-induced differentiation factor-like isoform X2, with the protein product MSLHRITCDFLLFTALIHFMGITCLPAICNLDCQVNINKTVLAKFCSASAFKLQGRCCVNTTSPDQLDIIGIDLQQCGMTQKKFSQGIDGINTLQFIYLQGNDIDALNITDFHRNTGIQNLSIPVNLSCPGGIKSWESIEIKTSETTCVGEKNPCISEKLTCPLNSHCVHSGIDMSECLCDEDYHGYKCMNKGKFPTVPFAIGITASTVALCIFLWCTQRRYVKSDVKNK
- the LOC106062421 gene encoding all-trans retinoic acid-induced differentiation factor-like isoform X1, with amino-acid sequence MSLHRITCDFLLFTALIHFMVLGITCLPAICNLDCQVNINKTVLAKFCSASAFKLQGRCCVNTTSPDQLDIIGIDLQQCGMTQKKFSQGIDGINTLQFIYLQGNDIDALNITDFHRNTGIQNLSIPVNLSCPGGIKSWESIEIKTSETTCVGEKNPCISEKLTCPLNSHCVHSGIDMSECLCDEDYHGYKCMNKGKFPTVPFAIGITASTVALCIFLWCTQRRYVKSDVKNK